From a single Thermothielavioides terrestris NRRL 8126 chromosome 3, complete sequence genomic region:
- a CDS encoding bifunctional delta12/omega3 fatty acid desaturase (orthologue of bifunctional Delta12/omega3 desaturases from Claviceps purpurea) encodes MAPVTGSSLPAANKPFLRRNLTATAIDSDSSTVVSPVDSPRPSPSTTSLSSLASEDAAPQKKSEQYGKLIDTYGNEFEVPDFTIKEIRDAIPKHCYERSAIRSLAYVARDMIYLATTFYIWNKFVTPEYVPSQPLRVVLWGVYTFLQGLFGTGLWVLAHECGHGAFSPSQKLNNFVGWVLHSALLVPYFSWQLSHSKHHKATGHMERDMVFLPRTREQHATRIGRLAHELSELTEEAPIVTFLQLLGQQLFGWWNYLLTNVTGHDNHERQREGRGKGKKNGFGGGVNHFDPRSPLYENRDSMYILLSDLGLAIAISALIYLGKTFGWSNMFVWYFLPYLWVNHWLVAITYLQHTDPSLPHYTEEEWNFVRGAAATIDREFGFIGRHLLHGIIETHVLHHYVSTIPFYHADEATEAIKPVMGRHYRSDTRDGPVGFIKALWKSARWCQWVEPSEGAEGRGKGVLFFRNHNGLGTAPAKMPPVA; translated from the exons ATGGCTCCTGTGACCGGTTCCAGCCTCCCGGCTGCCAACAAGCCGTTCCTGCGCAGGAACCTCACCGCGACTGCCATCGACTCGGACTCCAGCACTGTGGTGTCTCCTGTCGACTCGCCCCGTCCTTCGCCCTCGACCACGTCGCTGTCCTCGCTGGCTTCCGAGGATGCCGCACCCCAGAAGAAATCTGAGCAGTATGGCAAGCTGATTGACACGTATGGGAACGAGTTCGAGGTCCCCGACTTCACCATCAAGGAGATTCGGGACGCCATTCCGAAGCACTGCTACGAGCGCTCCGCCATCCGCAGCCTGGCCTACGTCGCCCGCGACATGATCTACCTCGCCACGACCTTCTATATCTGGAACAAGTTTGTGACGCCAGAGTACGTTCCGTCGCAGCCGCTGCGAGTGGTCCTCTGGGGCGTCTACACCTTCCTGCAAGGCCTCTTCGGGACTGGGCTCTGGGTTCTTGCCCACGAGTGCGGCCACGGCGCCTTCTCGCCGTCGCAGAAGCTCAACAACTTTGTCGGCTGGGTCCTGCACTCGGCCCTGCTGGTGCCCTACTTCAGCTGGCAGCTCAGCCACAGCAAGCACCACAAGGCGACCGGCCACATGGAGCGCGACATGGTGTTCCTCCCGCGCACCCGGGAGCAGCACGCCACCCGCAtcggccgcctcgcgcaCGAACTTTCGGAGCTGACCGAGGAGGCCCCCATCGTCACCTTCCTCCAGCTGCTGGGCCAGCAGCTGTTCGGCTGGTGGAACTACCTCCTGACCAACGTGACGGGCCACGACAACCACGAGAGGCAGAGAGAGGGACGaggcaagggcaagaagaatggcttcggcggcggcgtgaaCCACTTCGACCCCCGCAGCCCGCTGTACGAGAACAGGGATTCGATGTACATCCTGCTGAGTGACTTGGGTCTGGCCATTGCCATCTCGGCGCTCATCTACCTCGGCAAGACGTTTGGCTGGTCCAACATGTTTGTGTGGTACTTCTTGCCGTATCTCTGGGTCAACCACTGGTTGG TCGCTATCACGTACCTGCAGCACACGGACCCGTCGCTGCCGCACTACACGGAGGAGGAGTGGAACTTTgtgcgcggcgcggcggccacgaTCGACCGCGAGTTCGGCTTCATCGGGCGGCACCTGCTGCACGGGATCATCGAGACGCACGTGCTGCACCACTACGTCAGCACGATCCCGTTCTACCACGCGGACGAGGCCACCGAGGCCATCAAGCCCGTCATGGGCCGCCACTACCGCTCCGACACGCGCGACGGACCCGTCGGCTTCATCAAGGCCCTGTGGAAGAGCGCCCGCTGGTGCCAGTGGGTCGAGCCCtccgagggcgccgagggccgcgGCAAGGGCGTCCTCTTCTTCCGCAACCACAACGGCCTCGGCACAGCGCCCGCCAAGATGCCGCCTGTTGcgtga